The Paenibacillus beijingensis nucleotide sequence ACGAGGCCGATGTGTCCTTATCCGTCTTGGCCGAAGTATAATGGCACAGGCGATGTCAATTCGGCAGCAAGCTATACGTGTACGATAAATGGTTGACAAAACCAGCCCTTAAAGTAAACATTGGAAGATCACGACTAAAGTGTTCAAGCCGATGGATCCTTTAAGGGTTTTTTCGTTTTATACATGGGAATCACATTCCGAATCGCATTAGCGATTTATCAAAGTCCCGCTCCCAAAAGAGCAAGTATGATATAATAGCTCACATAATAGATGTTTATTTGACGATAAATAATTAATGCTTAACATTATATATAATGTATCTTATAATTTTAAGTAAGGGAAGCTTACAACGATTCAAAGAGCATCGGTTCATGTACTCCGAGTGATCCCTTTTTAATATGTCCAACGAAAGAAGCGGCATTCGCTTCATCTGCCGGAATCTCCGAATAAAGCTAAAGGGATGATGATGATCATGAACGATTTTTACCGGATATACAAAATTATGAAAGCCAATAAAGAACAAAGATTCGCGCTGGCGACGATCGTCCGGGTCGACGGATCCGCTTACCGGCGGGAGGGCGCCAAGATGCTGTTCGGAAAAGACGGCAGCCGCTACGGAACGATAAGCGCCGGTTGTCTGGAAGAAGATTTGAGTTATCATGTTCAAGAGGTGCTGCAATCCGGCGATCCGAAGACGGTCCAATACGACTTAAGAACGGTGGATGATCTGTCCTGGGGGCAAAGCGCGGGCTGTGACGGCAACATCGAAGTTTATATGGAACCCATCCACTGGGAGCAGGAAGTGGCACACGACCGGGTGAAGATTTGGCCGCATGTGGACCGGTTATTGAATGAAGGAAAAAGCGTTATCTGCGTGAAGTGTATCGGTGGTAAGATGGAGAGGGGGATACAATTCCTTTACTCCGGCGATACCGAAATTACGGGAACGGAATCGGATCGTCAACTTCAGACCAAGCTAAAGAAATATGTCCAAACGTTCGCGGCAAGCGGAAGCAAGACGACGTTATATTTTGTTCCTGAACTCGGGAGCGACTTTTTGTTCGAGCTCTATACGCCTAAAGAGATGTTATATATTTTTGGAGCCGGTCCGGATGCCGAACCGCTCGTTCAATTGGCTTCACAAGTCGATTTTTCGGTTACGGTTATTGATCCAAGAAGCGGCCGGTGCAATGCAGAGTATTTTCCGACCGCCGATTTTACAATTGTCGACCATCCGGAAACGTATTTGGCGTCGGCAACCTTGCCTCATAACAGCTACGTTCTCATCATGACGCACAATTTTAACCGCGACCAATTCATTTTGGACCGTCTTCTCCAGTCCCCGCCTTATTATCTTGGCGTCCTTGGACCGAGAAGAAGAACGGAGCGTTTAGTAAGGAATAAAGCTCTGCCGGATTTCGTTCATTCCCCGATCGGCTTGAACATCGGCGCCGAAGGGCCGGAGGAGATCAGTATTAGTGTGATGGCGGAATTGATACAGGCCAGAAAACAGGCTAGCAGACAGACGAGCTATCCGGAATACAGCTGTTTCGCCTATGCAGATTCGGGGGGAAATATATGATAACCGATACTTTTCACCGCCCATTAAAAGATTTAAGAATTTCCGTCACGGATCGCTGCAATTTACGCTGCACGTATTGCATGCCGAAAGAAATTTTTGGTGCGGATTATCCGTTTTTGCCGAAATCGGAGCTGCTCGACTTTGATGAAATCGAGAGGCTGGTGCGGATTTTTGCCGCTTTCGGCGTTACCAAGATCCGGATAACGGGAGGCGAGCCCTTGCTTCGCCCCGGTCTGCCCCGATTATTGGACAGGATCAGGGCAATTAACGGAATCGAAGATATTGCCCTTACGACAAACGGGCTGCTTCTCCCCAAATATGCTGAAGATCTGAAATCCGCCGGCTTACACCGGGTGACGGTAAGTTTGGATTCGCTTGACGACGAGCGTTTTGGCCGCATCAACGGACTGGGCGTCGGAGTCGAGCCGGTGCTGAAAGGGATCGATGCCGCGGCAAAGGCAGGCATAAAAGTGAAAATTAACATGGTGGTCCAAAAAGGAGTGAACGACCAGGACATCGTTCCGATGGCGCAGTATTTCAAGGAGACGGACCATATATTGCGCTTCATCGAATTTATGGATGTCGGAAATACGAACGGCTGGAAGATGGACCGGGTTGTGACGAAACGGGAAATTATCGATATGATCGGCAAAACGATGCCGCTCGAGCCGGTTCAAAATGAATATGGAGAGGTGGCCTCCAGGTATCGTTATATTGGCACAAACAAAGAAATCGGGATCGTTTCGTCTGTTTCCGACGCGTTTTGCTCGACATGTACGAGGGCGAGACTGTCCGCTAACGGTTCCTTTTATACGTGTCTGTTTGCGTCGGAAGGTACGGATTTGCGGACACATTTGCGGTCCGGCATCTCGGACGAAGAGCTCTCGGCCATCATTGCGGCTGTTTGGAATAACAGGGACAACCGTTATTCCGAGATCCGGAATGAAAATACGGGAGAAGGCGGCAAAAAACCGAAAATTGAAATGTCCTATATCGGGGGTTAAGTTATTGTATGCGATTGCTGCAGAAGACCAGAAGGAGAAAGCCTTTTGGTCTTTTTGCACTCTATATTATATAAAAAATTAGAGAAGTTTTTTACCTTATACCAGAATCATGCTATTATGGAAGTATTCAAAAGCGGTTCTTTTGACCTGGAGGGAGAAGGACTAATGGAAATGGCAAACAAGCTGGTGAAGGAAACGACAACAATGGCGGTTTACAGGCGGATCTACGACCTCGTATTAAATGGAAATTTTCCTCCGGGCGAATGGATCCGCGAGCGCCAATTGAAGGAACTGCTCGGAGTAAGCAGCACGCCGATCCGTGAAGCGTTGCGAATGCTCGTTCAGGAAAGGATTCTGGAATCCGTCCCCCATCACGGGGTCCGCGTCAAAGATCTTTCGCTCAAGGAAATCAGGGATTATTATGAGCTTCGTGCCGAATTGGAAGGGTTGGCAGCGGAGTTGGCCGCACAGCGCGGAAGCAGTACCCATTTTAAGCAAATGGAAGATCTTCTTCGGCTCCAGCCCGAACATTTCGACAACGCCGACCATGCGCAGGAGGCGATCGATTCGAATAATCAATTTCATGATCTGATCGTGGAAGCCAGCGGGAATGAAGCGTTAAAGAGCACGCTGCTGCATCTGCGTGCAGGAATAAGCTGGATTCAGGTTATGGCATGGAACCGAAACAAAGACCAAGACCGTCATTCGTTAACCTACCATCAGCACCGCGGAATTTTGGAGGCACTCATCAATCGGGATCCGAAGCTGGCTCGCTCTAGAATTCATGAGCATATTTGGGATTCGGTCAGTTTAATGGTATCTTCTCCGCACGAAGATGTAAGCGGTAAAATTTGGTCCGAAACGACATAGCCGGTTCATCGACAGTCAGACATGTACAAGGGCTTCTCTACGGATAGCGGTTCCTTATACATGTCTGTTTTATTAGAAGCAAGTCCTTTCCTCGTTAACCAACCTCTTGAACACTCCAGTTTTCCTGATTTAATTGAATGCCCTTATTCGCTAAATTGTCTTTATTATAAGCTAAGTAGTAGTTCATTTTGGTCAGCTGAATCTCTTTCGACAGCGGGATGCTGACCATTTCGTTATGTTCGATTTCTTTTTCCACGAATAATGGAGGTAACAAGGATACGCCGAGATGTTGGGTGATCAGGTTTTTGATGATTCCTACCTGGTTGGAATAAAGCTTTTTCTTAAAGCATCGTTCAGACAAGTTCGCCACGTTGTTTTTGTACGGCTCGTAAACGATCATCGTTTCTTCTTCCATGCATTCAAAGTTGTCTAACACGGACAGTTTCGCCAACGGATGTGATGCGGGGAGAATCAAGCTGAATTCTTCAGAGCCGAGCAGGTAGCTTTCATAATTCGCTTTTTGAATGACGCTCGTTGTAAAGGCGATGTCCACCGATTTATCGACCGAAGACTGCAGAACATTGGACGTTTCCAGAAAGGTCAAATGGATGTTCAAATGATCGTTTAAATTAGAGAAGTCTTTAATCGTGTTATAGATAAGCGGGTGGCAGAGCGGAATTGAACTTCCGATCGAAAAAGAGCTTGGATGAGTGATTTCTTGTTTGGCCATCTTCAACGTATTCATAACGGATTGAGCATGGGGCAAAAACCTTTCGCCTGCGCGCGTCAGCTGCACATTTCGTTTCCCCGACTTTCCTCTTGCAAAAAGCTCCTGCCCGAGCATTTCTTCCAGCAGCGTAATCCGATTCGTAACCGTCGGCTGAGGCACATACAATTGCTTGGCCGCCTCCGTAAAATTACCGTATTTGCAAACAACAATGAATGTTTCAAGATGTATGATGTTCATCGAAAAGTACTTCCTCCCTTGATAAGTAACATGGATAGCACCCCGTTAAACATAATTGGAAGCATTCATCCTATAAACAGTCCTTTTTCGTAATATTATATAACATATATAATGTTGCGTCTATCATTTTTCCCATCCGATTCGGGAAATCGAAACTTTATGTTAAGAAATATGACGTAAAAATGGCAGTGAAAATGCGGGTTTCGATCTCACATTCACAATCCTTATTCGAAAATAAACGTTTCATATTTAACATTTTATATAATGCAAGATAGAATTCGATTAAAGAAAATTTTTCAAATTTCGTTGCAGCCGCAAATGCTGCAGCGGATTTCTTTTGAAAGGGGTGAGAGAAATCAATCCTATGCGGAACGAGAAGGATGATAACTGAACAATTTTTGGGGGGTTGTCCAAGAGTTTACTTTATCGTGATTTGATGAATCGAGTCGCTCAGTTGCTTGAACATGAAGACGAATGGGTTCGGAAGCAGGTTTAGAGAAATAGATTTATCACTCTATTTGAATGATAAGGGAGAAGTGGCGGGAATGAAAAAGAAAATTGGACTTGCATTATTATCCTTTACGTTAATGTTTACGCTCGCGGCATGCGGCGGGACTTCTAAAAATTCTTCCGATACAGGCACAAAAGAGACCGGCAATTCGCAAGCTGCAGCAACGGACGAGCTCGTTCCGGAAGAGGGCGCCAAGCTGGTGTTCTGGCATCCGAAAACTCCTTTCTCCGAATACGCGGTGCAAGAGTTTGAGAAAAAATACAATATCCCCGTTGAGCTTCAAGATGTGGGTTACGACGCGGTTCTGAATAAATACAAAGCCGACGGCCCGGCTGGCAAAGGCGCCGACGTCTTTGTTCTTGGTCATCTTGAATTGGGAGACGCGGTGAAATCCGGCAGCATCCTGCCAAACGATTATTTTGAAGAAGACACGAAAAACACCATGCTTGACGAAGCGAACAAAGCGTTCTCGTGGGACGGCATTCTTTACGGATATCCAAGCTATGCTTATTTGCCTGCCCTTTACGTCAACAAGGATTTGGTGAAGGATGCCAAGCTCGACACTTGGGATGATATTATCGCGTTCGCGAAAACGTTTAATGATATTCCGAACAACAAATACGGCTTTTTCTTTGAGGCTAACGGCTATGGCAGTGCGTTTCCGTTCATTGCGGCCGAAGGCGGCTATATTTTCGGCAAAGGCGGCACTGACGCAAGCGATATCGGACTTAATAACGAGGGTGCGATTAAAGGGGCGGAATATTTCCAATCGCTGAAAGAAATTTTGCCGCTCAAAGCTGCCGATACGACAACCGACGTCAAAACGAGCCTTTGGGAGCAAGGCAAGATCGCTATTATTGCCGATGGAGCCTGGAACAGCGGCCGCTTCCAAAAGCTTCCGTTCAAAGTTGAAGCGATGCCGTGGCCGAAAATGCCGGACGGAAAAATTCCGCCAGTTTTGACCGGTGTAGGCGGATTCTTCGTAGGATCGTACACGCAATATCCGAATGCCGCCAAGCTGTTTGCGAGCTTCCTGATGTCGGAAGAAATGCAGAAGAAAATCAATGAAGTGACAGGGTTCCTTCCGCTCGCCAAAAACTTGCAAAAAGAAGAGCTGTACAAGGACAATCCGGTTACGCTCGGTTTCATTCGCCAATTGAAACAGTCGGTGTTTATGCCTAACATTCCTGAAATGAAGATCTTGGCGTACAATGATACGGTCGTCTCGCCGGCATTTGAAAAAATTTGGGATGGTGCCGATGTAAAGTCGACGTTGGACCAAGCGGTACAGGGCTTGAAAGATACGATCGGAAGCCAGAAGTAACAAGCCGTTTGACTGAGCTTGACAATAAGCAAATGCGTCCCCCCGGCAACATTTGCCGGGGGTGTCCATTACAGATGTTAAGGGAGTTGGCATAGATGTACGAGCATCGCAAGGAGCTGGAAGGATTATACCAACAGCATAAGGCTATTGAACACCGCAAAATTGCGGCAGTCTTGTCTGTTCTTCTCATGGGTCTCGGCCAATTGTATAACCGGCAGTTTGGGAAAGGGATTGTACTGCTGCTCTTCTCTTGCCTGGGGATTTATACGGCTATAACCCGGCTTCCGCATGCCGTCTGGGGTGTGGTTACACTAGGAGAAAAAGAAAGGCATCTGGAAAAGGTCGGGAAAATATACAAGCAAGTGATGGGCGATCATTCGATCTTTTTATTGGTCGAAGGTCTCATTACCGTTTTAGTCGTTTTTGTATTTGTTTGGATGTATGTTCTGAACGTTAAAGATGCATACCGGACCGGAAAGGTGCGGGAAGAAGGCGGAACAACGAACACGTTCAGTCAAAGCTTGAAATATATAGCGGACTACCGCTTCCCGCAAATCGCGATCTCCATCCCGATGCTGGGCATTCTGTTTTTCACCATTATGCCGATTATATTCATGATATTGCTGGCCTTTACCAATTACACCATCAACAATCAGCCGCCCGCGCATTTGATCAATTGGCACGGCTTCAAGACGTTCAAAGATATTTTCGCGATCAAATCGTGGAGCCATACGTTATATGCAGTGGCGCTGTGGACCTTTGTTTGGGCGCTGCTTACGACGCTGACCAGTTTTATCGGCGGCTTTGCCGTCGCTCTGGTTGTTCAGCGTAAAGAAGTGCGTTTCAAGTCATTCTGGCGGACGCTGTTCATTTTGCCCTACGCCATTCCGGCATTCGTCTCGACCTTGATATTGAAGAACATTTTTAACGGACAGTTCGGTCCGATCAATCAATATTTGAAAATGCTTGGACTGCCTGCCGTTTCCTGGCTTTCCGATCCGACGATTGCGAAAGTGACGCTCATTATCGTGAACTTCTGGCTTAGCTTTCCGGTCATGATGTTAATGATTATCGGCATCTTGACCACGATTCCGAGCGATATGTATGAAGCGGCTGATATTGACGGGGCCAACGGTTTCCAGAAGCTTCGCCTCATTACGTATCCGGCCGTCATGTTCTCGATGGCTCCGCTGCTCGTCATGCAGTTCGTCGGCAACATTAACAACTTCAACCTTATTTTTCTGCTCACGGGCGGAAAACCCGGCAACTCTGAATTCCGATTCGCCGGCCATACCGATATTATGATCACCTGGATTTACAAGCTGACCGTCGACCAGGGGCAATTCAATTTTGCTTCGGTCATCGGCATTTTCATCTTCATTATTTTGTCGTTCTTCGCCATCTGGAGCATCCGTAATACGAAAGCGTTCAAGGAAGAGGAGGTGAAATAAATGGCCGGTGCGAAATCAAAAAAAGTTTTCAGCACGACGTTTGTTTACGTCTTTCTTAGCCTCGTCGGCATCGTCTCCATTTATCCTGCCGTATGGGTTATCATGTCCTCGTTTCGCATAGGGGGCTCGTTGTTCAGCGAGACGCTCATCCCTAAGCAGCTTACGTTCATTCACTATATGGAATTGTTTGAGAAATACGACTTTGCGCGCTGGTATATCAATTCGCTAAAAATTTCCGTCGTCAGCACGATTTTTATGACGATCCTCATTTTACTGACTGGTTATATTTTCTCCACCTTCCGGTTCGGTGGCCGCAAAACGCTCATGAGCACCTTGCTCGTTCTCGGGTTGTTCCCTTCATTTATGAGCATGATCGCCGTCTACATTTTGCTGAACATGTTGAATTTGCTGGACACCCATCTGGCCGTCATCATCGTCTATGTGGCAGGTTCGCCGGTCTTTTTCCTGTTTGCCAAAAGCTACTTTGATACGATTCCGAGAAGCTTGATCGAAGCCGCGCGGATCGACGGAGCGAGCCACCTCAGCATCTTCTTCCGCATCGTCGCTCCGCTTTCAACGCCAATGGTCGTCTATATGGCGCTGCTCAGTTTTACAGGCACGTTCACCGATTTTATTTTTGCCAGACTTGTTTTAAGCTCGACGGAGACGAAGACTCTTGCCGTCGGATTGTTCGATATGATCAACACCAATTTTTCAACCGACTTCACCATTTTCGCAGCAGGGTGCGTGCTGATCTCCGTACCGATTACGTTGTTGTTCCTCATCATGCAGCGTTATCTGGTCATGGGGCTGACGGCTGGCGGCGAAAAAGGATAACCGCATGAATCCGCTATTCATAACAGCGATTATTACAGGGAGTGAACAACATGTCCGATTCGCCCGTTAAGCTGATCAAGGAAACGACGACAATGGCGGTCTACAGACGGGTATACGACCTCGTGCTGAACGGGCATTTTCCGCCGGGCGATTGGATCAGGGAGCGCCAATTGAAGGAATTGCTCGGGGTAAGCAGCACACCGATCCGCGAAGCGCTGCGGATGCTCGTTCAGGAACGGATCCTGGAATCCGTTCCCCATCACGGGGTCCGCGTCAAAGGACTTTCGATGAAGGAAATAAGGGATTACTATGAGCTTCGTGCCGAATTGGAAGGCTTGGCAGCCGAATTGGCCGCACAGCGGGGAAGCGCCGAGCTTTTTAAACAAATGGAAGATCTTCTTCAGCTGCAGCCGGATTATTGCGACAGCGCCGATCACGTTACGTTAGCGGTGGAGTCCAACAATCAATTTCACGATCTGATCGTGGAGGCTAGCGGAAATGAATCGTTAAAAAACACGCTGCTGCATCTGCGGGCAGGAATCAGCTGGATCCAAGTGATGGCATGGAACCGCAACAGCGACCGGCATTCCTTAACGTATCATCAGCACAGAGGAATTTGGGAGGCGCTTGTAAGCCGGGATCCGAAGCAGGCGCGCGCGAGAGTCCACGAGCATATTTGGGATTCGGTCAGTTTAATGCTGCAAGCTCCCCACGGGGAATTAACCGGAAAGCTTTAGTATGGCGGCAAGAAGCCGGTTCATCCAGGCAGACATGTACAAGGGACAAACTTTCGAAACTTTCGGATAACAGGTTCCTTATACATGTCTTTCTTCATTTATCCGACTTCTTGAGTGCTCCAGTTTTCCTGGTTCAATTGAATGCCCTTGTTCAATAAATTTTCTTTATTGTAGGCCAAATAGTAGTTCATTTTGGTTAATTGAAGATCCTTCGACAACGGAATGCTGACCATTTCGTTATTTTTAATTTCTTTTTCTACAAACAAGGGAGGCAAGAAGGAGACGCCGTGATGCTGGTTGATCAGATTTTTGATGATGCCGACCTGGTTGGAATAGAGCTTCTTCTTAAAGCCCAGCTCCGGCAGGTTTGCGATGCTGTTTTTGTAAGGCTCGTAAAAAATAATACTTTCCTCTTCGATGCATTTGAAGTCTTCCAATATCGGCTGAGCTGACAAAGGATGTGAAGCGGGGAGAATCAAGCTGAATTCTTCAGAGCCAAGCGGATAGCTTTCATAATAAGCGTTCATTATTAAATCGGTTGTAAACGCGATGTCTACGACATTGTCGACCAAAGACTGCAGGACGTTAGACGATTCCAAGAAGGTCAAATGGATATTGATATGCTCGTTCAAATTGGAAAAGTCTTTGATGACATTATAAACATAAGGGTGATTCAAGGGAACCGAACTTCCGATCGATAAAGAGCTCGTATGGGATATTTCCTGCTTGGCCAGTTTCAGCGTATTAATAACGGATTGCGCGTGCGGAAAAAACATCTCGCCGGCCCGGGTAAGCTGAACATTCCGTTTTCCCGATTTGCTTCTTGCAAAAAGCTCCTGGCCGAGCGAATCTTCGAGCAGCGTGATACGATTCGTTACCGTCGGCTGCGGAACAAAGAGATGTTTTGCGGCCTCCGTAAAGTTACCGTATTTGCAGACGATAATGAACGTTTCCAAATGTACGATGTTCATCGTCAAGAAGCCCCTCCCCTAGAAAATAACACGGATACCGCATTGTTAACCATTGCAGAAGCATTCATCACCATTTAAACAACCTCCTTCGCGTAAGATTATATAACATATATAATATTTAGTCTATGATTCAATTGAGATTATTAGGCCGTT carries:
- a CDS encoding LysR family transcriptional regulator, whose translation is MNIIHLETFIVVCKYGNFTEAAKQLYVPQPTVTNRITLLEEMLGQELFARGKSGKRNVQLTRAGERFLPHAQSVMNTLKMAKQEITHPSSFSIGSSIPLCHPLIYNTIKDFSNLNDHLNIHLTFLETSNVLQSSVDKSVDIAFTTSVIQKANYESYLLGSEEFSLILPASHPLAKLSVLDNFECMEEETMIVYEPYKNNVANLSERCFKKKLYSNQVGIIKNLITQHLGVSLLPPLFVEKEIEHNEMVSIPLSKEIQLTKMNYYLAYNKDNLANKGIQLNQENWSVQEVG
- a CDS encoding sugar ABC transporter substrate-binding protein, translating into MKKKIGLALLSFTLMFTLAACGGTSKNSSDTGTKETGNSQAAATDELVPEEGAKLVFWHPKTPFSEYAVQEFEKKYNIPVELQDVGYDAVLNKYKADGPAGKGADVFVLGHLELGDAVKSGSILPNDYFEEDTKNTMLDEANKAFSWDGILYGYPSYAYLPALYVNKDLVKDAKLDTWDDIIAFAKTFNDIPNNKYGFFFEANGYGSAFPFIAAEGGYIFGKGGTDASDIGLNNEGAIKGAEYFQSLKEILPLKAADTTTDVKTSLWEQGKIAIIADGAWNSGRFQKLPFKVEAMPWPKMPDGKIPPVLTGVGGFFVGSYTQYPNAAKLFASFLMSEEMQKKINEVTGFLPLAKNLQKEELYKDNPVTLGFIRQLKQSVFMPNIPEMKILAYNDTVVSPAFEKIWDGADVKSTLDQAVQGLKDTIGSQK
- a CDS encoding sugar ABC transporter permease, with amino-acid sequence MAGAKSKKVFSTTFVYVFLSLVGIVSIYPAVWVIMSSFRIGGSLFSETLIPKQLTFIHYMELFEKYDFARWYINSLKISVVSTIFMTILILLTGYIFSTFRFGGRKTLMSTLLVLGLFPSFMSMIAVYILLNMLNLLDTHLAVIIVYVAGSPVFFLFAKSYFDTIPRSLIEAARIDGASHLSIFFRIVAPLSTPMVVYMALLSFTGTFTDFIFARLVLSSTETKTLAVGLFDMINTNFSTDFTIFAAGCVLISVPITLLFLIMQRYLVMGLTAGGEKG
- the moaA gene encoding GTP 3',8-cyclase MoaA, which codes for MITDTFHRPLKDLRISVTDRCNLRCTYCMPKEIFGADYPFLPKSELLDFDEIERLVRIFAAFGVTKIRITGGEPLLRPGLPRLLDRIRAINGIEDIALTTNGLLLPKYAEDLKSAGLHRVTVSLDSLDDERFGRINGLGVGVEPVLKGIDAAAKAGIKVKINMVVQKGVNDQDIVPMAQYFKETDHILRFIEFMDVGNTNGWKMDRVVTKREIIDMIGKTMPLEPVQNEYGEVASRYRYIGTNKEIGIVSSVSDAFCSTCTRARLSANGSFYTCLFASEGTDLRTHLRSGISDEELSAIIAAVWNNRDNRYSEIRNENTGEGGKKPKIEMSYIGG
- a CDS encoding GntR family transcriptional regulator; translated protein: MEMANKLVKETTTMAVYRRIYDLVLNGNFPPGEWIRERQLKELLGVSSTPIREALRMLVQERILESVPHHGVRVKDLSLKEIRDYYELRAELEGLAAELAAQRGSSTHFKQMEDLLRLQPEHFDNADHAQEAIDSNNQFHDLIVEASGNEALKSTLLHLRAGISWIQVMAWNRNKDQDRHSLTYHQHRGILEALINRDPKLARSRIHEHIWDSVSLMVSSPHEDVSGKIWSETT
- a CDS encoding carbohydrate ABC transporter permease; amino-acid sequence: MYEHRKELEGLYQQHKAIEHRKIAAVLSVLLMGLGQLYNRQFGKGIVLLLFSCLGIYTAITRLPHAVWGVVTLGEKERHLEKVGKIYKQVMGDHSIFLLVEGLITVLVVFVFVWMYVLNVKDAYRTGKVREEGGTTNTFSQSLKYIADYRFPQIAISIPMLGILFFTIMPIIFMILLAFTNYTINNQPPAHLINWHGFKTFKDIFAIKSWSHTLYAVALWTFVWALLTTLTSFIGGFAVALVVQRKEVRFKSFWRTLFILPYAIPAFVSTLILKNIFNGQFGPINQYLKMLGLPAVSWLSDPTIAKVTLIIVNFWLSFPVMMLMIIGILTTIPSDMYEAADIDGANGFQKLRLITYPAVMFSMAPLLVMQFVGNINNFNLIFLLTGGKPGNSEFRFAGHTDIMITWIYKLTVDQGQFNFASVIGIFIFIILSFFAIWSIRNTKAFKEEEVK
- a CDS encoding LysR family transcriptional regulator; this encodes MNIVHLETFIIVCKYGNFTEAAKHLFVPQPTVTNRITLLEDSLGQELFARSKSGKRNVQLTRAGEMFFPHAQSVINTLKLAKQEISHTSSLSIGSSVPLNHPYVYNVIKDFSNLNEHINIHLTFLESSNVLQSLVDNVVDIAFTTDLIMNAYYESYPLGSEEFSLILPASHPLSAQPILEDFKCIEEESIIFYEPYKNSIANLPELGFKKKLYSNQVGIIKNLINQHHGVSFLPPLFVEKEIKNNEMVSIPLSKDLQLTKMNYYLAYNKENLLNKGIQLNQENWSTQEVG
- a CDS encoding XdhC family protein, whose product is MNDFYRIYKIMKANKEQRFALATIVRVDGSAYRREGAKMLFGKDGSRYGTISAGCLEEDLSYHVQEVLQSGDPKTVQYDLRTVDDLSWGQSAGCDGNIEVYMEPIHWEQEVAHDRVKIWPHVDRLLNEGKSVICVKCIGGKMERGIQFLYSGDTEITGTESDRQLQTKLKKYVQTFAASGSKTTLYFVPELGSDFLFELYTPKEMLYIFGAGPDAEPLVQLASQVDFSVTVIDPRSGRCNAEYFPTADFTIVDHPETYLASATLPHNSYVLIMTHNFNRDQFILDRLLQSPPYYLGVLGPRRRTERLVRNKALPDFVHSPIGLNIGAEGPEEISISVMAELIQARKQASRQTSYPEYSCFAYADSGGNI
- a CDS encoding GntR family transcriptional regulator — encoded protein: MSDSPVKLIKETTTMAVYRRVYDLVLNGHFPPGDWIRERQLKELLGVSSTPIREALRMLVQERILESVPHHGVRVKGLSMKEIRDYYELRAELEGLAAELAAQRGSAELFKQMEDLLQLQPDYCDSADHVTLAVESNNQFHDLIVEASGNESLKNTLLHLRAGISWIQVMAWNRNSDRHSLTYHQHRGIWEALVSRDPKQARARVHEHIWDSVSLMLQAPHGELTGKL